From a region of the Streptomyces sp. NBC_01454 genome:
- a CDS encoding oxidoreductase, translated as MAHTPKWNATDLPDQSGRTAVVTGANSGLGLATVDALARAGAHVVLAVRDTGRGETAADTVRGARGSVEVRRLDLADLASVRAFAAGWQGPLDLLINNAGVMNIPESRTKDGFEMQFGTNHLGHFALTNLLLPHVTDRVVTVSSGAHRLPGNRIHFDNLNLTDAYRPITAYSQSKLANLLFTLELQRRLAAAGSPVRALAAHPGWAATNLQSADASVVRRVVMRVGNRVVAQDNRAGALPTLYAATQDLPGASYLGPDGLGEMRGAPTMVGRTAAASDTGTAGRLWQASEELTGVTFPSLDGWEVTAKSARP; from the coding sequence ATGGCTCACACCCCGAAATGGAACGCAACCGACCTCCCCGACCAGAGCGGCCGCACCGCCGTGGTGACCGGCGCCAACAGCGGACTCGGCCTCGCCACCGTCGACGCCCTCGCCCGGGCCGGCGCCCATGTGGTGCTCGCCGTACGGGACACCGGGCGCGGCGAGACCGCGGCCGACACCGTGCGGGGCGCCCGCGGCAGCGTCGAGGTCCGCCGTCTCGACCTGGCCGACCTGGCCTCCGTGCGCGCGTTCGCCGCCGGCTGGCAGGGTCCGCTCGATCTGCTGATCAACAACGCCGGTGTCATGAACATCCCGGAGTCCCGCACCAAGGACGGCTTCGAGATGCAGTTCGGCACCAACCACCTCGGCCACTTCGCCCTGACCAACCTGCTGCTGCCGCACGTCACCGACCGCGTGGTGACCGTGTCGTCCGGCGCCCACCGGCTGCCCGGCAACCGCATCCACTTCGACAACCTGAACCTCACCGACGCCTACCGCCCCATCACCGCCTACAGCCAGTCCAAGCTGGCCAATCTGCTGTTCACCCTGGAGCTGCAACGGCGCCTCGCCGCCGCGGGATCGCCGGTGCGCGCCCTCGCCGCCCACCCGGGCTGGGCCGCCACCAACCTCCAGAGCGCCGACGCCAGCGTGGTGCGGCGGGTGGTGATGCGGGTGGGCAACCGCGTGGTCGCGCAGGACAACCGGGCCGGTGCGCTCCCCACGCTCTACGCCGCCACCCAGGACCTGCCCGGCGCCTCCTACCTCGGCCCCGACGGGCTCGGCGAGATGCGCGGCGCACCGACGATGGTCGGCAGGACGGCCGCGGCCAGCGACACCGGGACCGCCGGCCGGCTGTGGCAGGCGTCCGAGGAGCTGACCGGCGTCACCTTCCCGTCGCTGGACGGCTGGGAGGTCACGGCGAAATCCGCCCGCCCGTAG